The Vibrio rhizosphaerae genome contains the following window.
CATGGGACGGCCCGGCCGGGATTGTTTTGTCTGACGGCCGTCATGCCGCCTGTAATCTCGATCGCAATGGACTGCGACCTGCCCGTTATGTCATCACCAAAGATAAACTCATCACGCTGGCTTCTGAAGTCGGCATCTGGGATTACGCACCGGATGAAGTCGCGACCAAAGGCCGCGTCGGTCCCGGTGAATTACTGGTGATTGACACGAAAACAGGCAAACTGTGGCAATCCTCCGAAATCGATAACGAGCTGAAGAGTCGCCATCCATATCAGGAATGGATGAAGAATAACGTCTATCGTCTCAAGCCGTTTGCCGAACTGGGCGATGATCAAATCGGTCAACGTGACTTCGATAATGAACAGTTGAAGATTTATCAGAAACAGTTTGCGATGACCAATGAAGAAATGGATCAGGTCCTGCGGGTCTTGGGTGACATGGGACAGGAAGCCGTCGGTTCGATGGGCGATGATACGCCAATGGCTGTACTTTCTTCCAAAGAGCGTCTGATCAGTGACTACTTCCGTCAGAAATTTGCACAGGTCACCAACCCACCGATTGATCCGTTACGTGAAAAGCATGTGATGTCGCTGGCAACCAGTATCGGTCAGGAGATGAATGTCTTCTGCGAAACCGACGGCCATGCGCATCGGGTGACTTTTGATTCACCGGTGCTGCTCTACTCAGACATGCAACAGCTGTTAAATCTCGATGACAAGCACTATAAAAACACCATTTTAGACATCAACTACGATCCACAGGAAAAAGATCTCAAACAAGCGATTCTTGATCTGTGTGATGCTGCCGAACAAGCGGTACGTGATGGCACGGTGCTGATCGTCTTATCCGATCGCGCCATCACCAAACAAAAACTCCCGATCCCGGCGGCTATGGTGGTCGGTGCGGTTCAGACTCGTCTGGTCAACACACAATTACGTTGTGACGCCAACATTATTGTCGAAACTGCAACCGCCCGCGATCCACACCACTTTGCAGTATTGCTGGGCTTTGGTGCAACCGCTGTCTACCCTTATCTCGCTTATGAAGCTCTCAGCAAAATGCTGGATGACGGCGTTCTCGATAAGAATTATCGCGACGTGATGCAGAACTATCGTTACGGGATCGATAAAGGCCTGTATAAAATCATGTCGAAAATGGGCATCTCAACCGTTGCATCTTACCGTTGTTCTCAGTTGTTCGAGGCGGTCGGTCTCCACCGCGAATTAGTAGATCTCTGCTTCCACGGTGTTGCAACCCGGATTCAGGGAGCTAACTTTGAAGACTTCCAGCAAGATTTATTTAATCTGTCACGTAAAGCCTGGGCAAAACGGAAGTCAATTGATCATGGCGGGTTGCTGAAATTTGTCCACGGCGGTGAATATCATGCGTATAACCCGGGCGTGGTCAATCATCTGCAAGCGGCAGTTCGCTCCGGTGACACGCAGGATTACCAACAGTTTGCCGCGCAGGTCAACCAACGCCCTGTCGCAACATTACGCGACCTGATGAAACTGAAAAAATCCGACACACCGCTGACTCTGGAGAAAATTGAACCTGCGACGGAACTGTTTAAACGGTTTGATTCAGCAGCTATGTCTATCGGCGCGCTCAGTCCTGAAGCTCATGAAGCGCTGGCAACGGCGATGAACCGTTTAGGCGGCCACTCCAACTCGGGTGAAGGTGGCGAAGATCCACGCCGTTTCGGCACCGAACGGAACTCTCGCATCAAGCAGGTTGCCTCCGGTCGTTTCGGAGTGACACCGCATTATCTGACCAATGCTGATGTCTTACAGATCAAAGTGGCCCAAGGGGCGAAGCCCGGTGAAGGCGGTCAGTTACCCGGTCATAAGGTGACGGCTGAAATTGCCCGGTTGCGTCATTCCGTGCAAGGGGTAACGCTGATTTCCCCGCCACCGCACCATGACATCTATTCGATTGAAGATTTAGCGCAATTGATTTTCGATCTGAAACAAGTCAATCCTCAGGCACTGGTGTCGGTCAAACTGGTTTCCGAACCCGGTGTTGGCACCATCGCCACGGGCGTTGCCAAAGCTTACGCCGACCTAATTACCATCTCTGGTTATGATGGGGGCACAGCAGCAAGCCCGCTGACCTCTGTGAAATATGCCGGCAGCCCGTGGGAACTGGGTCTGGCAGAAACACAACAAGCCCTTGTTGCCAATGGCTTGCGGCATAAAATCCGACTTCAGGTCGATGGGGGGCTGAAAACCGGACTTGATGTGATTAAAGGTGCCATTCTGGGGGCAGAAAGCTTTGGATTCGGTACAGCACCAATGATTGCAATGGGTTGTAAATTCCTGAGAATCTGTCACCTGAATAACTGTGCGACTGGGGTTGCAACACAAGATGAAACCTTGCGCCGGGATTACTTCAAAGGGTTACCGGAGATGGTCATCAACTACTTTACCGGATTAGCCAATGAAGTTCGGGGCTATCTGGCTGAGTTAGGCGTTGAGAAACTCACTGATTTGATCGGACGTACCGACCTGCTGGAAGTGGTTGAAGGCATGACGGCGAAACAGACCAAACTGGATCTGTCCGGTATTCTGGAAGCACCGGTTTCCCCTGCGGGACACGCCCTCTTCTGTACCGAACCCAATAAGCCATTTGATAAAGCACATCTGAACCAGAAGATTGTCGAAGATGCGCTCGCCGCAGTCGAAAGTCAGCAGCCGCTCAATCTGTACTATGACATTATCAATACAGATCGTTCTGTCGGGGCACGTTTATCCGGAGAAATCGCCAAGCGCCACGGGAATCAGGGGCTGGCGGCATCACCGATCCGTCTTCATTTCGAAGGTACGGCAGGACAATCCTTTGGTGTCTGGAACGCCGGTGGTCTGGAGCTTTACCTGACAGGTGATGCAAACGACTATGTCGGTAAAGGCATGGCGGGCGGTAAAATTGTTATCAAGCCTCATTTAGGCACTGCGTTCAAATGTAACGAAGCGACGATCATCGGCAATACTTGCTTATACGGTGCCACAGGCGGCAAATTATTCGCTGCCGGTAAAGCCGGCGAGCGGTTCGGAGTCCGTAACTCCGGGACCATTGCAGTGATTGAAGGTGCCGGGGATAACGCCTGTGAATATATGACTGGTGGTGTGGTCGCAGTGCTGGGAGCAACCGGAGTGAACTTCGGTGCCGGGATGACCGGTGGATTTGCCTATGTACTCGATGAGAACGATGACTTCCAAGGGCGGGTGAATAATGAATCTGTTGAGGCGATTTCGCTGCAAGATCTCTACATTCACCAAGAACATTTACGTGGTTTAATTGCAGAACATCTTGAGCAAACCGGCTCCGTTCATGCTGAATCGATTTTAGCCAATTTCGATGCATGGATTCCGAAGTTCTACCTGATCAAACCACAAGCGGCTGATCTGCAAACACTGCTCGGGCATCAAAGCCGCAGTGCCGCAGAGCTTCGCGTTCAAGCACAATAATTGGAAGGAGCCAGATTATAATGAGCCAGAACGTTTATCAGTTCATTGATGTCAATCGTGTCGATCCGGCCAAAAAGCCGCTCAATATACGGAAGATAGAATTCGTTGAAATCTATGAACCTTTTACTCGCCAGCAGGCGACCGCGCAGGCGGATCGCTGTCTGGACTGCGGTAATCCTTATTGTGAATGGAAATGTCCGGTCCATAACTACATCCCACAGTGGCTAAAACTGGCCAATGAGGGACGAATTATCGAAGCCGCGGAACTCTCACATCAGACCAACAGTCTGCCGGAAGTCTGTGGTCGGGTGTGCCCGCAAGATCGCCTGTGTGAAGGCTCTTGTACACTGAACGATGATTTCGGCGCAGTGACCATCGGGAATATTGAAAAATATATTACCGATAAAGCCTTTGAAATGGGCTGGAAACCAGACCTGTCTCAAGTCGAGTGGTCCGATAAAAAGGTCGCGATTATCGGTGCCGGCCCTGCAGGTTTGGCGGCAGCGGATGTCTTAGTCAGAAATGGCGTCAAAGCCGTCGTTTTTGACCGTTACCCAGAAATCGGCGGATTGCTCACGTTCGGAATTCCATCCTTCAAGCTGGAAAAAGAAGTAATGCAAAACCGCCGGCGCATTTTTACTGAAATGGGTGTTGAGTTCCGGTTGAATACCGAAGTGGGTAAAGATGTCGAACTACAATCACTGATTGATGAATACGATGCGGTGTTCCTTGGCGTCGGCACGTATAAAAACATGCGGGCCGGACTGGAAAATGAAGACGCCAACGGGGTCTATGACGCTTTGCCATTTTTAGTGTCCAATACCTACCGGGTGATGCAGTTAGAAGATTCGCAACCTTTCATTGATATGGCCGGAAAAAATGTCGTCGTGTTAGGCGGCGGGGATACGGCGATGGACTGCGTCCGTACCTCCATTCGTCAGCAGGCCTCACATGTGATCTGTGCGTATCGCCGCGATGAAGAAAACATGCCGGGCTCACGACGTGAAGTCAAAAATGCCCGCGAAGAAGGTGTCGAGTTCATGTTTAACCTGCAACCATTGGGGATTGAAGTCGATAACCATGGTCAGGTCACCGGAGTCAAAGTGGTCAAAACCGCGCTCGGTGAACCGGATGAAGCCGGTCGTCGTCGCCCGGAGCCAGTCTCAGGTAGTGAACATGTATTGGCGGCCGATGCGGTGATTATGGCGTTTGGCTTCCAGCCTCATGCCATGCCATGGCTGGAACCATTTGGTGTCGAACTGGATCAATGGGGCCGCCTTAAAGCACCAGAAGCGGGCCAATATCCATACCAGACCACCAATGCAAAAATCTTTGCCGGAGGCGATGCCGTGCGCGGTTCGGATCTGGTGGTCACCGCCATTGATGAAGGCCGTAAAGCAGCCGGAGGCATCCTCGATTACTTAGACATCTGATCACTGAGTGCATTGCAGGTATCCAAAATGCCTGTTTGCCCCAATCATCATCTCCCGGTACAGGGTTCTGTGCCGGGATTTTTTTGCACTCAATTCCGCTGCGGATAACTAGTTGAATCCCAAAAAATCATGCTAAACTCAGCGCTAATCTGAATAAAGAAAAGAGACTTGATATGAAAATTGGCATCATTGGCGCGATGGAGCAAGAAGTGGCGATTCTCAAATCGTCAATTCAGAATTTGCAAGAGGAAAAGAAAGGCGGATGCATCTATTACTCTGGTCAAATCAATGGATTGGATGTGGTCCTGCTTCAATCGGGAATTGGTAAAGTGGCTGCGGCAGTCGGCACCGCCCTGTTGTTAGAGCTCTATAAACCCGATGTTGTGATTAATACCGGATCCGCCGGTGGTTTTGAGCCATCCCTGACCATGGGTGATGTCGTCATTTCCACGGAAGTCAGACACCATGATGCCGATGTGACCGCTTTTGGCTATGAAATGGGCCAGATGGCCAGCCAGCCGGCAGCTTTCAAAGCCGATCAAAAATTAATCCAACTAGCAGAAGATGCCCTGGCACAACTGGGCAACAAACATGCTGTTCACGGCCTGATTTGTACCGGTGATACTTTTGTCTGCCAGCCTGAACGCCAAGCGTTTATCCGTCAGCATTTCCCGCAGGTGGTTGCTGTTGAAATGGAAGCCTCGGCTATCGCTCAGACTTGTCATCAGTTCAACACACCGTTTGTCGTCGTCCGGGCAATCTCTGATGTGGCGGATAAAGAATCCCCCATGTCATTTGATGAGTTTTTACCACTCGCCGCTGCGAGCTCTTCAGAAATGGTTCTGAAAATGCTGGAACGCCTCCGGCATCAGGCATAATCTGAACGAATGTCATGCTCATGAGCCACCTTCAAACATTACTGCAAACACACAGCGCGCTCTTCATCATGTGGGGCGCACTGGTGATTCATCTCATTCTGCCACTACCAAGAGCAGCGCATCCCGCCCTGCTGTGGCACAAGTTTGCAGAAATTCTGGCAGAAAAGGTAAATACTCAGGGGAGCTATGCCCAACGGACCTTGTCCGGTACGTTAGCCACCTTACTGATGCTCATACCGGCATTGCTCGTTTTGATCGCACTGGAACCACTGGTCTGGCAGCCAGAACTGTATCACCTGTTGTTATTAATTCTGGCCCTTGACTGGCGCGGATTTTCCACCCTGAGTAAGCCACTGCTTCAGGCACTCGCAACTGAAGATAAAGCTCAGGCCCGCAATCTGTTGGCAGAGCGTCTGAATCGTCAGACGGAGACTCTGTCCGTGGTTGGATTAGGTAAGGCAAGCGCCGAGCTACTGATTGTCGGTCAGGCTCGTCAGGTCATTGCTGTTCTGTTCTGGTATGGCTTACTGGGGGGGATTGGCGCGTTCATGTATCGCCTGATTGTTGAACTGAGCCGAGTCTGGTCTCCGTCCGTTCCCAGCAACTATCCGTTTGGTCTGGCAGCAAGTCGTCTCAACGCAGGGTGTGAATGGATACCGACCCGCCTCTTTGCCTTGTTACTGATGGCCGGGCAAAGCCTGTCAATGATCTGGACTCAGACTCGTCAACAAAGCAGAACCTGGCCGTCACGAAACGTCGGCTGGCTCCTTTGTTCGGTCGGCCATAAACTTAGCCTTTCGCTTGGCGGGCCGGCGATTTATGAAGGCAAAAAGAGTGTCCGGGCGAAACTCGGTGGCCGGGTGGTTCCCTCCGCCTTACATTTGTCTCAGATTCAGCGCCTGCTTAATCAACGCACTTATATCTGGATTGTGGTTGAGAGCCTGTTGATGTTTATCGCCGCGCCACTGTTATAAGTCATCAGCGACCCGGCTTATGAATAACGCATTCGTCAAACATTTCAATGCCCAATCCTCTTTGTGACAAGGTTGCCCCATGTTGATTCACCGACTACATTTTTTCATCCTGCTCCTGTTTATCCCGGGTCTCACAACAGCAGCACCTTCATCAGTTCAACGAATCATTACACTGGCTCCCCATGCGACAGAACTGGCCTACGCGGCAGGACTCGGCAACAAAATTGTTGCGGTGAGTGATTACAGCGACTATCCACCCGAAGCGAAAAACTTACCCAAAGTTGCCAATTATAAAGGGATTAAGATTGAAAAAATCCTCAGTCTCAAACCTGATTTGGTGATCATCTGGCCGGACGGCAATCCCCCCCGTGAATTAGAGAAATTGAAACAGATGGGGGTTCGGACTTATCCCTCTCAGATTCACCGTTTAGCCGATATTGCCGATAATATCGAAGCACTCAGTCAATATGCGGATGATCCCCGAATTGGCCGGGCCAATGCACAACAGTTTCGTCAGAAACTGGCCGCATTACGGCAACGTTATCAGCATGTACATCAGGTACGTTTCTTCTATCAACTCAGTGAGAAACCGATCATCACCGTCGCTCAAGGTCGCTGGCCCAGTGAAGTATTTGAGTTCTGCGGCGGCGAAAATGTATTTCAAAATAGTCCGGCCCCCTACCCGCAAGTAAGCCGCGAACAAGTATTACTGGCACAGCCTGATGTAATTTTTAATTCTCGTCATGCGATTGACCATATGGATATGTGGGCACGCTGGCCACGTATTCCAGCCGTTCGCTTACATCATGTCTGGACACTCAATTCTGACTGGCTGAATCGCCCTACGCCAAGAACCATTCGCGCCATTGAAGAGATCTGTGGTTACCTTGATCAAGCCAGAAAAAACACGGCACATTAGCCACCAGAGTCTGGTTATAAAACTATCGATTCTTTCTGTTTTACCGTACAATGCGCCTGTTTTGCGCTATGGCTAAAAATATGGGCTTCCGGCCCAATAGAAGAATAGCGCGGTCCTCAAATAATACTGTGGAATCCATCGGCGTATGTTTCTTTATCTCATTGATTTATTTGGAACAATGGTGTTTGCCATTTCAGGTGTGCTGTTAGCTGGTCGTTTAAAAATGGACCCGTTTGGTGTGGTTGTTCTCGCCAGTGTAACAGCCATTGGCGGTGGCACCATGCGTGATATTGCGTTAGGCGCAACACCGGTATTCTGGATTACCGATACCACTTATCTGTGGGTGATTCTTGCCACCAGCTTTTTAACGATGCTGGTTGTCCGACGGCCGAAACGTCTTGCCTGGTGGGTACTCCCGGTTTGTGATGCGATCGGGCTGTCTGTCTTTGTCGGTATTGGCGTCGATAAATCACTGCTTTATCAGGACTCGTCGCTAGTCGCCATTATTATGGGCGTGTTAACCGGCTGTGGCGGTGGTATTATTCGCGACATTCTCGCCCGGGAAATTCCGATGGTATTAAGAAGTGAAGTGTATGCGACGGCCTGTATCATCGGGGGAATTTTTCACACCACCGCTCTGCAAATGGGCTACGACCATAAGACCGCATTCTTATCCGGCTTTATCTCTACCCTAATCATTCGCCTTGGTGCAATCCGTTGGCACTTATCCCTGCCTGTTTTTGCCATTAACCGGTGATCGCCAGACGGCTTACCCATAATTGTCTTCGGTCTCTGATTCAGCTATCGCAATCAGAGACAGCTTTCGCTAAAGTAAACGCATATTCTTTTTGACTGATGCTGAAAACGATGTTGCTTGAAGGTATTGAAACACTTCTGATTCTTAGTAAAGAAAAAACCATGAGCCGGACAGGCAGCGTACTTTATATCAGTCAGTCTGCGGTCAGTAAGCGTATCGCCAATTTAGAACACCGGCTGGGGAAAAAGCTGGTTGTGCCGGATGGGCGGCATATCAAACTGACCGCCGATGCTCAGGCACTGATCGAACGTGTAGGGCCGAGTTTTCATGAATTGAGTGGCTTAATCTTTGAACAACAAGCACTGGAAGATCATACCCTGATTCGCTTGGACTGTTCAGAAACACTCGTCGCCGGCTTACTCAGTCACGTGATGGGCACGTATTTCAAGCACGATGACAGAATTACCATCACCACCAATCATACTCCCCGAATTGTTGAACATGTTCGCTCCGGCAAAGCAACTCTCGGACTGTGTGCCGGTTATCTGCCCGGTCATCATGGTCTGCAAACCATTCATCTTTACAATGAACCGGTTTTTATTGTCAGCCAGACACCGTTACAGCAACTGCCACAGCAGATTATCACCAATGATCTGTCGAACAGCGCCAACACTTATCAGGCATCGGTACTCGATCATCTCTCAATCACCCCGATCATGGAGATGGATTCATATACAGCTGCCGCACAACTTGCATTGCAAGGCGTCGCACCAGCGCTGATTCCCCTTTCCATCGTGCACACGCTGTCTATTGCTCCCCGTTACTGTTTCAGCTTTGCTGAGCTTCAGCCGTTGTCTCGGCCGATTCATCTCTGTTTGCGAGCGATGACCTACCGTTCTCCGCGCATCAAAACATTGATAGCAGCCATTGTTGATGCTGTTCCCAAAGTAACTTCAGTGCCATAGACAAAGACATCAGAATAACCAACGGCCGAATCCATTTTTGTCCTTGATTGACCACAATACGGGCTCCGACTCTCGCGCCGAGAAATTGCCCGACCGCCATCACTAATCCGAGTTTCCAGATCGGTAATCCGGCTGCCAGAAAGAAAATCAGCGCCGCAATATTTGAGGTGAAGTTCAACACCTTGGCACGCGCAGTCGCCTCAATAATCGACAACCGACCTAACACAACAAAGCAAACGGCAAAGATTGCACCGGTCCCCGGGCCAAAGAAGCCATCGTAGAAACCGATACTGGTGCCGACTAACAAAGCAAACAGTCCATCAGAGAGCGCTGCTTTTTTATTGGTCTCAACCTTGGCTTGGGGGGCCAGTAAAAAGTACAACGAAATCGCAATCAGCAATCCGGGAACCAAACTGGTCAATAATTCAGAATCAAGAATCTGCACTAACTCAGCCCCGGTCGCTGCACCAATGAAGGTGCACACAATGGCTAACCACATTTGCCGCAGAGACACCAGTCCATTACGGACAAAGTAAAAGGTCGAGGAAAAACTGCCGAATGAACTCTGGAGTTTATTGGTTGCTATCGCTTGTGCCGGAGAAATCCCGGTTGCCAGTAATACCGGCAGTGTAATCAAACCGCCACCCCCGGCAATCGCATCGATGCATCCTGCTATCGCTGCCGCCAAAAAAAGCAACGCGAGTATATCAAGTGAAATCTCCATATCATTCCTTAAGCGATTAGATAGGGCTCAAAATTATCATTTAAAAATAAAGAGATATAGTGAAAACATGGATACGATCCTATTCCATATATTCATCATTTATGTCTATCTGCTGGCAAGTCGTGACGATCAAAAAAAGCCCGGGAAATCCCGGGCCTTTATATCTGGTCACAAGCGCGATGATAGATTAAGCATTTCTCACTTGCTCATGCATTTCTTGTACAGAAATAACAGAAGCTTTTGGATCCGCTGTATGTCCCATTGCTGTGGCAAATGCGGCGTTCAGGGTCGTTGCATAGTTGACTTTCTCAGCCAGCGCACCGCGGCGCAGAACTTTTGAATCTTCAATGGCCTGACGCCCGGAAGCCGTGTTGATAATGTAGGTGTATTCATTATTCTTAATCCGATCAAGAATATGAGGACGACCTTCATGAACCTTGTTAACCAAACGCGGATTAATTCCGGCTTCACCCAACACCACAGCCGTGCCATGAGTTGCATCCAGCTGATAACCTAACTGAATCAACTTTTCAGCCAAAGCAACAGCACGTTGTTTATCACCTTCACGCACAGAAATCAGTGCACGTCCGCCTTCAGGATAGACACAACCACAGGCTAGCTCCGCTTTTGCAAACGCTTCCGCAAAGGTTCTGCCAACGCCCATCACTTCACCGGTTGAGCGCATTTCAGGGCCAAGCAACGGATCCACGCCTGGGAATTTATTAAACGGCAAGACAACTTCTTTAACCGAGTAATATGGCGGTATGATTTCTTGCGTAAACCCTTGCTGTTCCAGACTCTGTCCGGCCATTACCCGTGCAGCAATTTTTGCCAGTGGCGCACCGGTTGCTTTAGAAACAAATGGGACCGTCCGCGCAGCCCGTGGGTTGACCTCAATCAGATACACTTCATTGTTTTTAACCGCAAACTGCGTATTCATCAATCCACGAACACCCAGTTCAAATGCGAGCTTTTCAACCTGCTCACGCATCACATTCTGGATTTCCTGACTCAATGTATAGGCTGGCAATGAACATGCAGAGTCACCCGAGTGAACCCCAGCCTGTTCAATATGCTCCATGATGC
Protein-coding sequences here:
- the gltB gene encoding glutamate synthase large subunit codes for the protein MALYDPSLERDNCGFGLIAHMEGQASHKLVRTAISALDRMTHRGGIAADGKTGDGCGLLLQKPDSYLRLIAQEKNWKLSKQYAVGMIFLSRDPVKAQSARDIINQELGQETLSVSGWRHVPTNPDVLGPIAAQSLPDIQQVFISAPAGWRQQDIERRLYIARRRIEKKITGDADFYICSLSTQVIVYKGLCMPADLPRFYLDLADLRMESAICLFHQRFSTNTQPRWPLAQPFRYLAHNGEINTIEGNRQWARARAYKFASPLLPDLQSAAPFVNETGSDSSSLDNMLDLFLAGGMDLFRAMRMLVPPAWQNHPDMDPELRAFYDFNSKHMEPWDGPAGIVLSDGRHAACNLDRNGLRPARYVITKDKLITLASEVGIWDYAPDEVATKGRVGPGELLVIDTKTGKLWQSSEIDNELKSRHPYQEWMKNNVYRLKPFAELGDDQIGQRDFDNEQLKIYQKQFAMTNEEMDQVLRVLGDMGQEAVGSMGDDTPMAVLSSKERLISDYFRQKFAQVTNPPIDPLREKHVMSLATSIGQEMNVFCETDGHAHRVTFDSPVLLYSDMQQLLNLDDKHYKNTILDINYDPQEKDLKQAILDLCDAAEQAVRDGTVLIVLSDRAITKQKLPIPAAMVVGAVQTRLVNTQLRCDANIIVETATARDPHHFAVLLGFGATAVYPYLAYEALSKMLDDGVLDKNYRDVMQNYRYGIDKGLYKIMSKMGISTVASYRCSQLFEAVGLHRELVDLCFHGVATRIQGANFEDFQQDLFNLSRKAWAKRKSIDHGGLLKFVHGGEYHAYNPGVVNHLQAAVRSGDTQDYQQFAAQVNQRPVATLRDLMKLKKSDTPLTLEKIEPATELFKRFDSAAMSIGALSPEAHEALATAMNRLGGHSNSGEGGEDPRRFGTERNSRIKQVASGRFGVTPHYLTNADVLQIKVAQGAKPGEGGQLPGHKVTAEIARLRHSVQGVTLISPPPHHDIYSIEDLAQLIFDLKQVNPQALVSVKLVSEPGVGTIATGVAKAYADLITISGYDGGTAASPLTSVKYAGSPWELGLAETQQALVANGLRHKIRLQVDGGLKTGLDVIKGAILGAESFGFGTAPMIAMGCKFLRICHLNNCATGVATQDETLRRDYFKGLPEMVINYFTGLANEVRGYLAELGVEKLTDLIGRTDLLEVVEGMTAKQTKLDLSGILEAPVSPAGHALFCTEPNKPFDKAHLNQKIVEDALAAVESQQPLNLYYDIINTDRSVGARLSGEIAKRHGNQGLAASPIRLHFEGTAGQSFGVWNAGGLELYLTGDANDYVGKGMAGGKIVIKPHLGTAFKCNEATIIGNTCLYGATGGKLFAAGKAGERFGVRNSGTIAVIEGAGDNACEYMTGGVVAVLGATGVNFGAGMTGGFAYVLDENDDFQGRVNNESVEAISLQDLYIHQEHLRGLIAEHLEQTGSVHAESILANFDAWIPKFYLIKPQAADLQTLLGHQSRSAAELRVQAQ
- a CDS encoding FAD-dependent oxidoreductase, encoding MSQNVYQFIDVNRVDPAKKPLNIRKIEFVEIYEPFTRQQATAQADRCLDCGNPYCEWKCPVHNYIPQWLKLANEGRIIEAAELSHQTNSLPEVCGRVCPQDRLCEGSCTLNDDFGAVTIGNIEKYITDKAFEMGWKPDLSQVEWSDKKVAIIGAGPAGLAAADVLVRNGVKAVVFDRYPEIGGLLTFGIPSFKLEKEVMQNRRRIFTEMGVEFRLNTEVGKDVELQSLIDEYDAVFLGVGTYKNMRAGLENEDANGVYDALPFLVSNTYRVMQLEDSQPFIDMAGKNVVVLGGGDTAMDCVRTSIRQQASHVICAYRRDEENMPGSRREVKNAREEGVEFMFNLQPLGIEVDNHGQVTGVKVVKTALGEPDEAGRRRPEPVSGSEHVLAADAVIMAFGFQPHAMPWLEPFGVELDQWGRLKAPEAGQYPYQTTNAKIFAGGDAVRGSDLVVTAIDEGRKAAGGILDYLDI
- the mtnN gene encoding 5'-methylthioadenosine/S-adenosylhomocysteine nucleosidase encodes the protein MKIGIIGAMEQEVAILKSSIQNLQEEKKGGCIYYSGQINGLDVVLLQSGIGKVAAAVGTALLLELYKPDVVINTGSAGGFEPSLTMGDVVISTEVRHHDADVTAFGYEMGQMASQPAAFKADQKLIQLAEDALAQLGNKHAVHGLICTGDTFVCQPERQAFIRQHFPQVVAVEMEASAIAQTCHQFNTPFVVVRAISDVADKESPMSFDEFLPLAAASSSEMVLKMLERLRHQA
- a CDS encoding cobalamin biosynthesis family protein, whose product is MSHLQTLLQTHSALFIMWGALVIHLILPLPRAAHPALLWHKFAEILAEKVNTQGSYAQRTLSGTLATLLMLIPALLVLIALEPLVWQPELYHLLLLILALDWRGFSTLSKPLLQALATEDKAQARNLLAERLNRQTETLSVVGLGKASAELLIVGQARQVIAVLFWYGLLGGIGAFMYRLIVELSRVWSPSVPSNYPFGLAASRLNAGCEWIPTRLFALLLMAGQSLSMIWTQTRQQSRTWPSRNVGWLLCSVGHKLSLSLGGPAIYEGKKSVRAKLGGRVVPSALHLSQIQRLLNQRTYIWIVVESLLMFIAAPLL
- the btuF gene encoding vitamin B12 ABC transporter substrate-binding protein BtuF, coding for MLIHRLHFFILLLFIPGLTTAAPSSVQRIITLAPHATELAYAAGLGNKIVAVSDYSDYPPEAKNLPKVANYKGIKIEKILSLKPDLVIIWPDGNPPRELEKLKQMGVRTYPSQIHRLADIADNIEALSQYADDPRIGRANAQQFRQKLAALRQRYQHVHQVRFFYQLSEKPIITVAQGRWPSEVFEFCGGENVFQNSPAPYPQVSREQVLLAQPDVIFNSRHAIDHMDMWARWPRIPAVRLHHVWTLNSDWLNRPTPRTIRAIEEICGYLDQARKNTAH
- a CDS encoding TRIC cation channel family protein — encoded protein: MFLYLIDLFGTMVFAISGVLLAGRLKMDPFGVVVLASVTAIGGGTMRDIALGATPVFWITDTTYLWVILATSFLTMLVVRRPKRLAWWVLPVCDAIGLSVFVGIGVDKSLLYQDSSLVAIIMGVLTGCGGGIIRDILAREIPMVLRSEVYATACIIGGIFHTTALQMGYDHKTAFLSGFISTLIIRLGAIRWHLSLPVFAINR
- a CDS encoding LysR family transcriptional regulator, yielding MLLEGIETLLILSKEKTMSRTGSVLYISQSAVSKRIANLEHRLGKKLVVPDGRHIKLTADAQALIERVGPSFHELSGLIFEQQALEDHTLIRLDCSETLVAGLLSHVMGTYFKHDDRITITTNHTPRIVEHVRSGKATLGLCAGYLPGHHGLQTIHLYNEPVFIVSQTPLQQLPQQIITNDLSNSANTYQASVLDHLSITPIMEMDSYTAAAQLALQGVAPALIPLSIVHTLSIAPRYCFSFAELQPLSRPIHLCLRAMTYRSPRIKTLIAAIVDAVPKVTSVP
- a CDS encoding TSUP family transporter — its product is MEISLDILALLFLAAAIAGCIDAIAGGGGLITLPVLLATGISPAQAIATNKLQSSFGSFSSTFYFVRNGLVSLRQMWLAIVCTFIGAATGAELVQILDSELLTSLVPGLLIAISLYFLLAPQAKVETNKKAALSDGLFALLVGTSIGFYDGFFGPGTGAIFAVCFVVLGRLSIIEATARAKVLNFTSNIAALIFFLAAGLPIWKLGLVMAVGQFLGARVGARIVVNQGQKWIRPLVILMSLSMALKLLWEQHQQWLLSMF